A genome region from Nocardia sp. NBC_01730 includes the following:
- the urtE gene encoding urea ABC transporter ATP-binding subunit UrtE, producing the protein MLELIDIHSGYGRTEVIHGVSVTVPDDSVVAVMGHNGAGKTTLLRTAVGLIGAKSGRIEFDGETVTKLSPSRRVRRGIAYVPQGQQSFPQLTTAENLQVVADGRKRGKALIDESLDLFPALRDLLTRKAGLLSGGQRQQLAIARALITEPKLLILDEPTEGIQPSVVAEIESTIIDLTRRGGLSVLLVEQHIGFALQAAQRYYVLRSGRITSTGAGGAGAETAVRSAMAI; encoded by the coding sequence ATGCTCGAGCTGATCGATATCCACTCCGGCTATGGCCGTACCGAGGTGATCCACGGCGTCTCGGTGACGGTTCCGGACGACAGCGTGGTCGCCGTCATGGGACACAATGGGGCGGGGAAGACCACGCTGCTGCGCACCGCCGTCGGCCTGATCGGCGCGAAGTCGGGGCGGATCGAATTCGACGGAGAGACCGTCACCAAGCTGTCCCCGTCTCGGCGGGTGCGCCGCGGTATCGCCTACGTACCGCAGGGACAGCAGAGTTTTCCACAGCTGACCACCGCCGAGAACCTGCAGGTCGTCGCGGACGGACGCAAGCGAGGCAAGGCACTGATCGACGAGTCGCTCGACCTGTTCCCCGCACTGCGTGACCTGCTCACCCGCAAAGCGGGTCTGCTTTCCGGGGGCCAGCGCCAGCAACTCGCGATCGCGCGGGCATTGATCACCGAGCCGAAGCTGCTCATCCTCGACGAGCCGACCGAGGGCATCCAGCCGTCGGTGGTCGCCGAGATCGAGAGCACCATCATCGATCTCACCCGGCGCGGCGGGCTGAGCGTGCTGCTGGTCGAGCAGCACATCGGCTTCGCGCTGCAGGCCGCGCAGCGCTACTACGTCCTGCGATCCGGCCGGATCACCTCCACCGGGGCCGGCGGCGCGGGCGCGGAGACCGCGGTCCGCTCGGCGATGGCGATCTGA
- the urtD gene encoding urea ABC transporter ATP-binding protein UrtD has translation MTETKRPELGSNAGMSSEYLEIRGLSVSFDGFKAVTDVDLTVLQGDLRFLIGPNGAGKTTLIDAITGLVPATGSAQKTGVELLGKKVHQIARLGIGRTFQTASVFEQLSVLQNLDIAAGAGRSALTMLRRRKSVLPGIEEALETIGLGDLRDQPAGVLAHGQKQWLEIGMLLVQNASVLLLDEPVAGMSAEEREETGNLLRRIGAERVVVVVEHDMDFMRAFATSVTVLAGGAVLSEGTVEKVQADPRVQEVYLGTAAAVGTELEDETTMQGKESAECSS, from the coding sequence ATGACCGAGACGAAGCGACCCGAACTCGGCAGCAATGCCGGCATGTCCAGCGAGTACCTCGAAATCCGCGGCTTGTCCGTGAGTTTCGACGGCTTCAAGGCCGTCACCGACGTGGACCTGACGGTGTTGCAGGGCGACCTGCGCTTTCTCATCGGCCCCAACGGGGCGGGCAAGACCACGCTCATCGACGCGATCACCGGACTGGTCCCCGCGACCGGATCAGCGCAGAAGACCGGCGTCGAACTGCTCGGTAAGAAGGTGCACCAGATCGCCAGACTCGGCATCGGGCGGACGTTTCAGACCGCGAGTGTGTTCGAGCAGCTCAGCGTGCTACAGAATCTCGATATCGCGGCGGGCGCGGGCCGCTCGGCGCTCACCATGCTGCGGCGGCGCAAGTCGGTACTGCCCGGCATCGAGGAGGCGCTCGAGACCATCGGCCTCGGCGACCTGCGCGACCAACCCGCGGGGGTGCTGGCACACGGGCAGAAGCAGTGGCTGGAGATCGGCATGCTGCTGGTGCAGAACGCCTCGGTGCTGCTGCTGGACGAACCGGTCGCGGGCATGAGTGCCGAAGAGCGCGAGGAGACCGGGAACCTGTTGCGCCGGATCGGCGCCGAACGCGTCGTCGTGGTGGTCGAGCACGACATGGACTTCATGCGCGCCTTCGCCACGTCGGTGACCGTGCTGGCGGGCGGCGCAGTGCTCAGCGAGGGCACTGTCGAGAAGGTGCAGGCGGACCCGAGGGTGCAGGAGGTGTACCTGGGTACCGCCGCGGCCGTCGGGACGGAGCTGGAAGACGAAACGACCATGCAGGGCAAGGAGTCCGCTGAATGCTCGAGCTGA
- a CDS encoding VOC family protein has protein sequence MNITASAISLNVPDPQASAKFLVDHLGFEEKMSADGFVSLDRPDAGLNVIYLRTGLATFKPKSAAGSAGEGLLVVFIVDDIDAEYARLRGEGVSIVTPVETEEWGERYFQMSDPNGIIIQLVQWVREV, from the coding sequence ATGAACATCACCGCTTCCGCCATCTCGCTCAACGTCCCCGACCCGCAGGCCTCGGCGAAGTTCCTCGTCGACCACCTCGGATTCGAGGAGAAGATGTCGGCCGACGGTTTCGTTTCCCTGGACCGGCCCGACGCCGGGCTGAACGTGATCTACCTGCGCACCGGGCTGGCGACATTCAAGCCGAAGAGCGCGGCGGGCAGCGCGGGTGAAGGACTGCTCGTGGTGTTCATCGTGGACGACATCGATGCCGAATACGCCAGGCTGCGCGGCGAGGGGGTGTCGATCGTGACGCCCGTCGAGACCGAGGAGTGGGGCGAACGATACTTCCAGATGAGCGATCCGAACGGGATCATCATCCAGCTGGTGCAGTGGGTGCGGGAGGTGTAA
- a CDS encoding polysaccharide deacetylase family protein — MLRRLLFGSVPVLVVVMLLGVGTYYLMNARTFQLGGHVVSRVHTDEKVVALTLDDGPTDRAPEVLKVLADAQVSATFYLNGRDLAAHPEYGQAIAAAGHEIGNHTYSHRRMVFVTPGTVRDEVERTDAEIMKTGYVGPITFRPPYGKKLVMLPHYLGEHDRVTVMWDVEPDSGKDATADGVVAGTLDKVRPGSIILLHVMHGSTAALAAIPRIIAELRSAGYRFVTVSDLMSR; from the coding sequence ATGCTTCGCAGATTGCTGTTCGGAAGTGTGCCGGTGCTCGTCGTCGTGATGCTGCTCGGGGTGGGCACCTACTACCTGATGAACGCCCGCACGTTCCAGCTGGGCGGTCACGTGGTGAGCCGGGTGCACACCGACGAGAAGGTTGTCGCGCTGACCTTGGACGACGGGCCGACGGACCGGGCCCCCGAGGTGTTGAAAGTCCTCGCCGATGCCCAGGTTTCTGCCACGTTCTACCTGAACGGCCGCGATCTCGCGGCGCATCCCGAGTACGGGCAGGCTATCGCCGCGGCTGGCCATGAGATCGGCAACCACACCTATTCGCATCGGCGGATGGTCTTCGTCACCCCCGGCACCGTCCGTGACGAAGTGGAGCGCACCGACGCCGAGATCATGAAAACCGGTTACGTCGGCCCGATCACCTTCCGCCCGCCCTACGGCAAGAAGCTCGTGATGCTGCCGCACTACCTCGGCGAGCACGACCGCGTCACGGTGATGTGGGACGTCGAACCCGATTCCGGCAAGGACGCCACCGCGGACGGCGTTGTCGCCGGGACGCTCGACAAAGTGCGGCCCGGCTCGATCATCTTGCTGCACGTCATGCACGGAAGCACCGCCGCGCTGGCTGCCATCCCGCGTATCATCGCCGAATTACGCTCCGCGGGATACCGTTTCGTCACGGTCTCCGACTTGATGTCCCGCTGA
- the urtC gene encoding urea ABC transporter permease subunit UrtC, with translation MTSLVQRWRAHSSLTAPAGFAVAALLLFAVAPAVLSDFRLNLLAKFLCFAIVAVGIGLAWGRGGMLTLGQGVFFGIGAYVMAMHLQMADAARLGNDVPEFMEIAGIRELPSFWQPFASAPVALLGILVLPALIAAVLGYGVFKRRVKGAYFAILSQALAAALAILLTGQQTIGGFTGLSDFRAFFGFKLSDPANRQMLFFIAAGTLLVVVALVRQLMHSRYGELLVAVRDQEERVRFLGYDPANVKIVAYVVAAFFAGIAGALFTPIVGIISPADIGVVPSIAFLIGVAIGGRTTLLGPALGAIGVAWAQTAFSEEFPSGWTYLQGVLFIVVVGFVPAGLAGLWPMLKSLPNSRFRRSAPIVVTEALPETEPEAEKVKSR, from the coding sequence TTGACTTCGCTCGTACAACGGTGGCGCGCGCACTCCTCGCTCACCGCGCCGGCCGGTTTCGCGGTCGCCGCTCTGCTGCTGTTCGCGGTCGCCCCCGCGGTGCTCAGCGACTTCCGGCTCAACTTGCTCGCGAAGTTCCTCTGCTTCGCGATCGTCGCGGTCGGCATCGGATTGGCCTGGGGCCGTGGCGGAATGCTGACTCTCGGTCAGGGTGTGTTCTTCGGCATCGGCGCCTACGTCATGGCGATGCATCTGCAGATGGCCGACGCGGCCCGGCTCGGCAACGACGTGCCGGAGTTCATGGAGATCGCAGGTATCCGCGAATTGCCCTCGTTCTGGCAGCCGTTCGCGTCCGCTCCGGTGGCGCTGCTCGGCATTCTCGTGCTGCCCGCGCTGATCGCCGCGGTGCTCGGCTACGGCGTGTTCAAGCGCCGGGTCAAGGGCGCTTACTTCGCCATCCTCAGCCAGGCGCTTGCCGCCGCACTTGCCATCCTGCTCACCGGCCAGCAAACCATCGGCGGCTTCACTGGCCTGTCGGATTTCCGCGCCTTCTTCGGCTTCAAGCTGTCCGACCCGGCGAATCGGCAGATGCTGTTCTTCATCGCGGCGGGCACTCTGCTGGTGGTGGTCGCGCTGGTGCGGCAGCTGATGCACAGCAGGTATGGCGAACTGCTCGTCGCCGTGCGCGACCAGGAGGAGCGGGTGCGCTTCCTGGGTTACGACCCGGCGAACGTGAAGATCGTCGCCTACGTGGTCGCCGCGTTCTTCGCGGGCATCGCCGGTGCGCTGTTCACTCCGATCGTCGGCATCATCTCGCCCGCCGACATCGGCGTCGTTCCGTCCATCGCGTTCCTCATCGGCGTCGCGATCGGCGGCCGCACCACCCTGCTCGGGCCGGCGCTGGGCGCGATCGGCGTGGCGTGGGCTCAGACGGCGTTCTCCGAGGAGTTCCCCTCCGGCTGGACTTACCTGCAAGGCGTGCTGTTTATCGTGGTGGTCGGCTTCGTCCCGGCCGGACTCGCCGGACTGTGGCCGATGCTGAAGAGCCTGCCGAACAGCCGGTTTCGGCGTTCGGCGCCGATCGTGGTGACCGAAGCGCTACCCGAGACCGAACCCGAGGCGGAGAAGGTGAAATCCCGATGA
- a CDS encoding SDR family oxidoreductase encodes MTVAVTGASGQLGRLVVEALLREGSTSVVAIVRDPRKVADLAERGVDVRQADYGDVATLDKALDGVDRVLLVSGNEFGARVAQHTNVIRAAERAGVELFAYTSIPNATDNPLILAQEHKGTEAALAESTVPHAILRNGWYWENYLGGLAHAVESGVLHGAAGEGRVAGAARADYAEAAARVLTTYGHAGQVYELGGDERLTYAELAQVISQAAGKPVRYENLPEADYAAGLVRAGLPAAYANGLADADTGISRGILDVQSGDLQKLLGRPATPAVEVFRAALS; translated from the coding sequence ATGACCGTCGCGGTAACCGGGGCCAGTGGACAGCTGGGCCGACTCGTGGTGGAGGCGCTGTTGCGCGAGGGATCGACGTCGGTCGTCGCGATTGTGCGCGATCCGCGGAAGGTCGCCGACCTGGCCGAGCGCGGCGTCGATGTCCGGCAGGCCGACTATGGCGACGTGGCGACGCTGGACAAGGCGCTCGACGGCGTCGACCGGGTGCTGCTGGTCTCCGGCAACGAATTCGGCGCGCGGGTAGCCCAGCACACCAACGTCATTCGCGCCGCCGAACGTGCAGGCGTCGAGCTGTTCGCCTACACCAGCATTCCGAACGCGACCGACAATCCGCTGATTCTCGCGCAGGAGCACAAGGGGACCGAGGCGGCGCTCGCCGAATCGACTGTGCCGCACGCCATTCTGCGCAACGGCTGGTACTGGGAGAATTACCTCGGCGGCCTCGCGCACGCGGTGGAGTCGGGCGTGCTGCACGGCGCCGCGGGCGAGGGTCGGGTGGCGGGCGCGGCGCGCGCCGACTACGCCGAGGCGGCCGCCAGGGTGCTCACCACGTACGGTCACGCGGGACAGGTTTATGAACTCGGTGGCGACGAACGGCTCACCTATGCCGAACTGGCACAGGTGATCTCGCAGGCAGCGGGCAAGCCGGTGCGCTACGAGAACCTGCCGGAGGCGGATTATGCCGCAGGACTCGTGCGGGCGGGGCTGCCCGCCGCCTATGCCAACGGGCTCGCCGACGCCGACACCGGCATCTCCCGAGGCATTCTCGATGTGCAGTCCGGCGACCTGCAGAAGCTGCTCGGCCGCCCCGCCACCCCGGCGGTAGAGGTATTCCGCGCGGCGCTCAGTTGA
- a CDS encoding TetR/AcrR family transcriptional regulator C-terminal domain-containing protein, protein MGQPKERSSAGDPVRTLELLWRVPASPGRGPKQRSSVEAVVAAAIEIADSAGIGALTMRAVATELGLTPMATYTYVPGKAELVDLMLDTVYAEMERADLTGLSWRERVALVAAENRAMLARHPWVAYLPTTRPPLGPGLAAKYDHELRAFDGLGLDDVTMDAALTFVLGFVTSVARIAIDTERAAADSAMSDRQWWERAAPLLEQVFDVRRYPLAARVGAAAGRVHDAAYSTDHAYEFGLARVLDGLARHIEGTRAS, encoded by the coding sequence GTGGGACAGCCGAAGGAGCGCAGCAGCGCGGGCGACCCCGTGCGCACCCTGGAGTTGCTGTGGCGGGTTCCGGCGAGCCCCGGCCGCGGACCGAAGCAGCGCAGCAGCGTCGAGGCGGTGGTCGCGGCGGCGATCGAGATCGCAGACTCGGCGGGCATCGGTGCACTCACCATGCGCGCGGTCGCCACCGAGCTGGGCCTGACCCCGATGGCCACCTACACCTATGTGCCGGGCAAGGCCGAATTGGTCGACCTCATGCTGGACACGGTGTACGCGGAGATGGAGCGCGCCGATCTGACCGGCCTGTCCTGGCGTGAACGGGTCGCCTTGGTCGCCGCGGAGAACCGCGCCATGTTGGCCCGCCATCCGTGGGTCGCCTACCTGCCGACTACCCGTCCGCCGCTCGGCCCCGGCCTAGCCGCGAAATATGACCACGAGCTGCGGGCGTTCGACGGTCTCGGCCTCGATGATGTCACGATGGACGCCGCCCTGACGTTCGTACTCGGTTTCGTTACGTCCGTCGCCCGGATCGCCATCGACACCGAGCGCGCTGCCGCGGACAGTGCGATGTCCGACCGGCAGTGGTGGGAACGCGCCGCCCCGCTGCTGGAGCAGGTCTTCGACGTGCGGCGCTATCCGCTGGCCGCACGTGTCGGCGCGGCCGCGGGCCGAGTCCACGACGCCGCCTACAGTACTGACCACGCCTATGAGTTCGGGCTGGCCCGGGTCCTGGATGGGCTGGCCCGCCACATCGAGGGGACGCGCGCCTCCTGA
- a CDS encoding NERD domain-containing protein, with product MLVRIRPGAQLSGAEQEFVACLRSYPTTGLAMIDLEADNRRIDAVVCTPRGLTVLEVHGFERRQSGVLSIPADGPWKISDAPVELDHLDSGSPSDRVEHGIYAVKHMLERSLQDPGHICGAVVLIPFRGAVVRPSRTNLRPGLDVVVGNVADATELRIYLEGFSAGPRNWTADRVIGACNALGLAGLAPARTELIDAGFEENAPTPTTTIARQPKPRVEPTPGVATKRQAYAGWTVVAVAVVGMVLVLGVIVTALAHDSAQPAPAADTTTTSPTPSPPPYRPAECWPFQSNC from the coding sequence ATGCTGGTGAGGATCAGGCCCGGAGCGCAGCTTTCCGGCGCCGAGCAGGAATTCGTCGCGTGCCTGCGGTCGTATCCGACGACCGGCCTCGCCATGATCGATCTGGAGGCGGACAACCGGCGGATCGACGCGGTGGTCTGCACGCCGCGGGGGCTCACCGTGCTCGAGGTGCACGGTTTCGAACGCAGGCAGAGCGGCGTCCTGAGCATTCCCGCCGACGGGCCGTGGAAGATCAGCGATGCCCCGGTGGAGCTGGATCACCTCGATTCCGGAAGTCCGTCCGATCGAGTGGAACACGGCATCTACGCCGTGAAGCACATGCTCGAGCGGTCGCTACAGGACCCGGGCCACATCTGTGGAGCCGTCGTGCTCATTCCGTTTCGCGGTGCGGTGGTGCGCCCTTCGCGCACCAACCTGCGGCCAGGCCTGGACGTCGTCGTCGGCAATGTCGCGGACGCGACCGAGCTGCGCATCTATCTGGAGGGGTTCTCCGCAGGCCCGCGCAATTGGACCGCGGACCGGGTGATCGGCGCGTGCAACGCGCTCGGCCTCGCCGGCCTCGCACCGGCCCGCACCGAGTTGATCGACGCGGGATTCGAGGAGAACGCGCCGACGCCGACGACAACCATTGCGCGCCAACCGAAACCGCGAGTCGAGCCGACGCCGGGCGTCGCGACCAAACGGCAGGCGTACGCGGGCTGGACCGTGGTAGCCGTCGCGGTTGTCGGCATGGTGCTCGTGCTGGGAGTGATCGTCACCGCGCTTGCCCACGATTCGGCGCAGCCGGCCCCGGCGGCCGACACCACCACGACCAGCCCGACACCGTCGCCGCCGCCGTACCGTCCGGCCGAGTGCTGGCCGTTCCAGTCGAACTGCTGA
- the urtB gene encoding urea ABC transporter permease subunit UrtB — translation MDVVIGQLFTGLSLGSILLLAALGLSLTFGQMGVINMAHGEFIMAGCYTTYVVQKVISSAGVSLVVSLLIGFLVGGLLGAALEMGLIRWMYDRPLDTLLVTFGVGLVLQQLARDIFGAPAKNVVAPGWLSGGVTIVGAVVPKTRIFILVLAVVAVTALAAVLKTTPLGRRIRAVVQNRGLAETSGVSSRFTDISTFFIGSGLAGVAGVALTLIGSTSPTIGQSYLIDAFLVVVIGGLGQIKGTVIAAFALGLLNSYIEYSTTASIAKVIVFVIIVIFLQVRPQGLFTVRTRSLA, via the coding sequence ATGGACGTTGTGATCGGCCAGCTCTTCACGGGGCTGAGCCTGGGATCGATTCTCTTACTTGCCGCGCTCGGGCTTTCGCTGACCTTCGGTCAGATGGGCGTGATCAACATGGCGCACGGCGAGTTCATCATGGCCGGGTGCTACACGACTTACGTGGTGCAGAAGGTCATCTCGTCGGCGGGTGTCTCGCTCGTCGTCTCGCTGCTCATCGGCTTTCTCGTCGGCGGGCTGCTCGGCGCGGCGTTGGAGATGGGCCTGATTCGCTGGATGTACGACCGACCGCTGGACACCTTGCTGGTCACCTTCGGTGTCGGGTTGGTGTTGCAGCAGCTTGCCCGTGACATCTTCGGCGCGCCAGCCAAGAACGTCGTCGCACCCGGATGGCTCAGCGGCGGCGTCACGATTGTGGGGGCGGTGGTGCCGAAGACCCGCATCTTCATTCTCGTCCTCGCGGTCGTCGCGGTGACCGCGCTTGCCGCGGTGCTCAAAACGACGCCGCTGGGACGGCGCATCCGCGCGGTGGTGCAGAATCGGGGTCTGGCCGAGACCTCCGGCGTCTCCAGTCGTTTCACCGATATCAGCACCTTCTTCATCGGGTCCGGGTTGGCCGGCGTCGCAGGTGTCGCGCTCACGCTGATCGGTTCCACGAGCCCGACCATCGGCCAGAGCTACCTGATCGACGCGTTCCTCGTCGTGGTCATCGGCGGGCTCGGCCAGATCAAGGGCACGGTGATCGCGGCGTTCGCCCTAGGCCTGCTCAATTCCTATATCGAATATTCGACCACCGCGTCCATCGCGAAGGTCATCGTCTTCGTCATCATCGTCATCTTCTTGCAGGTCCGTCCACAGGGTTTGTTCACCGTCCGCACAAGGAGCCTGGCTTGA
- a CDS encoding winged helix-turn-helix transcriptional regulator, with the protein MSTQRTASADADDPTLEADVFARNCTSRPVLQNVASRWGTLALVALREGPYRFSALRRRVDGVSERMLSQTLQALERDGMVHREVHETIPPRVEYTLTKLGTEVAAHLEALIRLVETNMPRVYAAQAAYHRD; encoded by the coding sequence ATGAGCACCCAGCGAACCGCGTCGGCGGACGCCGACGATCCCACGCTGGAAGCCGACGTTTTCGCCAGGAACTGCACATCACGACCGGTTTTGCAGAATGTGGCCAGCCGCTGGGGCACGCTGGCGCTTGTCGCGCTCCGCGAGGGGCCGTATCGATTCAGCGCCCTGCGTAGACGAGTCGACGGCGTGAGCGAGCGCATGCTGTCACAGACCCTGCAGGCACTCGAGCGCGATGGCATGGTGCACCGCGAGGTACACGAGACCATCCCTCCTCGCGTCGAGTACACCCTTACCAAGCTGGGGACCGAGGTCGCCGCGCACCTCGAAGCGCTCATCCGCTTGGTCGAAACGAACATGCCGCGCGTCTATGCGGCGCAGGCGGCCTATCACCGCGACTGA
- a CDS encoding PPOX class F420-dependent oxidoreductase, which produces MELAAAVDFARDHRRSVLTTIRRNGRPQLSNVLHIVGDDGRIRISITANRAKYHNLVRDPWAAIHVTRDDFFAYAVLEGTAEVTPVAASPDDTTVDALVDYYRTASGEHPNWSEYRTAMVDDRRALVLFTPTHAYGML; this is translated from the coding sequence ATGGAACTCGCCGCCGCAGTCGATTTCGCCCGCGACCACCGCAGGTCCGTGCTCACCACGATCCGCCGCAACGGACGCCCGCAACTGTCCAACGTGCTGCATATCGTCGGCGACGACGGCCGCATTCGCATCTCCATCACCGCCAACCGGGCGAAGTACCACAACCTGGTCCGCGACCCGTGGGCCGCGATTCACGTCACGCGTGACGACTTCTTCGCCTACGCGGTCCTCGAAGGCACCGCGGAAGTCACGCCCGTCGCCGCCTCCCCCGATGACACCACGGTCGACGCGCTCGTCGACTACTACCGCACCGCCTCCGGCGAACACCCGAACTGGTCCGAATACCGCACCGCGATGGTCGATGACCGCCGCGCCCTGGTCCTTTTCACCCCTACCCACGCCTACGGCATGCTCTGA
- a CDS encoding GntR family transcriptional regulator, with translation MTRHSGRIPLSERVYDSLRRDLATGAIVPTERLGEERLAEIYQVSRTPVREALARLQAEGLVERLSDGLYPYRPRIDELDHLYELRIVLEASGIQRGRTGGPASTPAHDLDLVRAELKTWRALRDDPPDPGPGLVAADERFHTTLLAAAGNAALADALTAVHVRVRPVRTLDLPTPDRIATMTAEHIAIAEQLLIGAVDAALETLTTHIDTSRAHVLARAQHALRLTKLGRAVRD, from the coding sequence ATGACCCGCCACAGTGGTCGGATCCCGTTGAGCGAGCGCGTGTACGACTCGCTGCGCCGGGATCTGGCCACCGGAGCGATTGTGCCGACCGAACGGCTCGGCGAAGAACGTCTCGCCGAGATCTACCAGGTGTCGCGCACCCCGGTGCGCGAGGCTCTTGCTCGGTTGCAAGCCGAGGGGCTGGTCGAGCGGCTCTCCGACGGCCTGTACCCGTACCGGCCTCGGATCGACGAACTCGATCACCTCTATGAGTTGCGGATTGTGCTGGAGGCCAGTGGGATTCAACGGGGGCGGACCGGCGGACCCGCGTCGACGCCAGCACACGACCTGGATCTGGTGCGCGCGGAACTCAAAACCTGGCGTGCGTTGCGCGACGATCCGCCCGATCCGGGTCCCGGGCTGGTGGCCGCCGACGAACGGTTCCACACCACGCTGCTTGCCGCGGCGGGCAACGCCGCCCTTGCCGACGCGCTCACCGCGGTGCATGTCCGAGTACGGCCGGTACGCACGCTGGACCTGCCCACCCCGGACCGGATCGCCACGATGACCGCCGAGCACATCGCGATCGCGGAGCAGTTGCTGATCGGGGCGGTCGACGCCGCGCTGGAGACCCTCACCACCCATATCGACACCTCGCGGGCACATGTGCTCGCCCGCGCGCAGCATGCGCTGCGGCTCACCAAACTGGGCAGGGCCGTGCGAGATTGA
- a CDS encoding carboxymuconolactone decarboxylase family protein: MRPRISPGRLRELGPINWVAWQILSRAAGTDDAHLFSTLGRTRGLFRGWLHYSGKLMPGGRLPRHESELVIIRVAHLRRCDYEMDHHIRLGRRAGITAEVLDRLRGGPGAEGWSDKHRALLTAVDQLVETRDLDDDTWAALAEHYDERRLIEIILLVNQYEGLAATITALRIQRDGV; the protein is encoded by the coding sequence CTGCGACCACGCATCTCGCCCGGACGACTCCGGGAACTCGGCCCGATCAACTGGGTTGCCTGGCAGATACTTTCCCGCGCCGCGGGTACCGACGACGCGCACTTGTTCAGCACGCTCGGTCGCACGCGGGGCCTGTTCCGCGGCTGGCTGCATTACTCGGGCAAGCTCATGCCGGGCGGGCGGCTGCCACGCCACGAGTCGGAGCTGGTCATCATTCGCGTCGCGCACCTGCGCCGGTGCGACTACGAGATGGACCATCACATCCGGCTCGGCAGGCGAGCCGGGATAACCGCAGAGGTCCTCGATCGGCTGCGCGGGGGACCGGGCGCGGAGGGTTGGTCGGACAAGCACCGAGCGCTGCTCACCGCAGTGGACCAACTGGTGGAAACGCGCGACCTCGACGACGACACGTGGGCCGCGCTGGCGGAACACTACGACGAACGCCGCCTGATCGAAATCATTTTGCTGGTCAACCAATACGAGGGTCTCGCAGCCACTATCACCGCACTGCGCATCCAGCGCGACGGCGTCTAG